In Georgenia soli, a genomic segment contains:
- a CDS encoding NAD(P)H-dependent glycerol-3-phosphate dehydrogenase, whose translation MPVAVLGTGAWGTTFAAIMADAGCTVRMWGRSPEVVEEIATHRRNSRNLAGVTLPRGITATTNLAAAVDGARVVVVALPSQSVRAVLAPLAGTLPEGTVVVSLMKGVELGTHLRMSEVLAQTLEVDPGHVAVVSGPNLAKEIAGHQPAGAVVAAARHDVAELVARACAAPYFRPYTQTDVVGVELGGALKNVIALAVGMAQGRGYGDNTKALIITRGLAETARLGAALGAEPGTFAGLAGMGDLVATCASPLSRNHTLGAHIGAGMGLEEALVATGGTAEGVKSCRSVLDLAQANGVDMPITEAVVAVLHEGWPVGEMTAALLARPLKHERA comes from the coding sequence CTGCCCGTCGCGGTCCTCGGGACCGGAGCCTGGGGGACCACGTTCGCGGCGATCATGGCCGACGCCGGCTGCACCGTGCGGATGTGGGGACGCAGCCCGGAGGTCGTCGAGGAGATCGCCACCCACCGCCGCAACTCCCGCAACCTCGCCGGCGTGACCCTGCCCAGGGGCATCACGGCGACCACGAACCTCGCCGCGGCCGTCGACGGGGCGCGGGTCGTCGTCGTCGCCCTCCCGTCCCAGTCCGTGCGGGCGGTGCTCGCGCCGCTGGCGGGCACGCTGCCGGAGGGCACGGTCGTCGTCTCGCTGATGAAGGGGGTCGAGCTGGGCACCCACCTGCGCATGAGCGAGGTGCTCGCCCAGACCCTCGAGGTCGACCCCGGCCACGTCGCGGTGGTCTCCGGGCCGAACCTCGCCAAGGAGATCGCCGGGCACCAGCCGGCCGGCGCGGTGGTGGCCGCGGCCCGGCACGACGTGGCCGAGCTCGTGGCCCGGGCGTGCGCCGCGCCGTACTTCCGGCCCTACACCCAGACCGACGTGGTCGGCGTCGAGCTGGGCGGCGCGCTGAAGAACGTCATCGCGCTGGCGGTCGGCATGGCGCAGGGGCGCGGGTACGGGGACAACACCAAGGCGCTGATCATCACCCGCGGCCTGGCGGAGACGGCCCGCCTGGGCGCCGCGCTGGGGGCGGAGCCCGGCACGTTCGCCGGGCTGGCGGGCATGGGGGACCTCGTGGCCACCTGCGCCTCACCGCTCTCGCGCAACCACACCCTCGGCGCGCACATCGGCGCCGGCATGGGCCTCGAGGAGGCGCTGGTGGCGACGGGGGGAACCGCGGAGGGGGTGAAGTCGTGCCGCTCGGTGCTCGACCTCGCCCAGGCCAACGGTGTCGACATGCCCATCACCGAGGCGGTCGTGGCGGTGCTGCACGAGGGGTGGCCCGTCGGGGAGATGACCGCCGCGCTGCTGGCCCGCCCGCTCAAGCACGAGCGCGCCTGA
- a CDS encoding dodecin, with translation MSEDNTYRVTEIFGTSPNGVDEAIRNGLGRASETLHGLDWFEVTEIRGHLEEGKIAHYQVGLKVGFKLD, from the coding sequence ATGAGCGAGGACAACACGTACAGAGTCACCGAGATCTTCGGGACGTCCCCCAACGGCGTCGACGAGGCCATCCGCAACGGCCTGGGGCGCGCGAGCGAGACCTTGCACGGGCTGGACTGGTTCGAGGTCACCGAGATCCGCGGGCACCTCGAGGAGGGCAAGATCGCCCACTACCAGGTCGGCCTGAAGGTCGGTTTCAAGCTCGACTGA
- a CDS encoding AMIN-like domain-containing (lipo)protein — MRRTARVVTTALVGMALLAACNSGGGESPAPEPAGGPTSSPAEQTTAPAPSPTATTDGGDDSDDGATAVPADETAEPTDGADYSTEPQNDPGWPSSGGELLPTGVRVGSHEGYERVVFDFEGTGTPGWRVEYVDEAVEEGRGDVIDVGGDFTLQVIATGVRYPEGEDENGRVAQGSYGTDGADLIEEVRVTGIFEGQNQAFIGLDEKAPFRAFTLTDPARLVVDVRTTDG, encoded by the coding sequence ATGCGCAGAACGGCACGGGTGGTCACGACCGCTCTCGTGGGCATGGCCCTGCTGGCCGCGTGCAACAGCGGCGGCGGCGAGAGCCCGGCCCCCGAGCCCGCGGGCGGGCCGACGTCGTCACCCGCCGAGCAGACGACTGCGCCGGCGCCCTCCCCCACGGCCACGACCGACGGCGGCGACGACTCCGACGACGGCGCCACGGCCGTACCGGCGGACGAGACCGCCGAGCCCACGGACGGCGCCGACTACAGCACCGAGCCGCAGAATGACCCCGGCTGGCCCTCCTCCGGCGGGGAGCTGCTGCCCACCGGGGTCCGGGTGGGCAGCCACGAGGGCTACGAGCGCGTGGTGTTCGACTTCGAGGGCACGGGCACGCCCGGGTGGCGGGTGGAGTACGTGGACGAGGCCGTGGAGGAGGGCCGCGGCGACGTGATCGACGTCGGCGGCGACTTCACCCTCCAGGTGATCGCCACCGGCGTGCGCTACCCGGAGGGCGAGGACGAGAACGGGCGGGTGGCCCAGGGCTCCTACGGCACCGACGGCGCGGACCTGATCGAGGAGGTCCGGGTCACCGGCATCTTCGAGGGCCAGAACCAGGCGTTCATCGGCCTCGACGAGAAGGCCCCGTTCCGCGCCTTCACCCTCACCGACCCCGCACGTCTCGTGGTGGACGTACGGACCACGGACGGCTGA
- a CDS encoding trans-sulfuration enzyme family protein, with amino-acid sequence MSPEARSPLSPATTAVAAGRPARVQGAPVNEPVVLSSTYVSTGTPGAEMLYTRYDTETWHPLEEAVGALEGSSQPALVFSSGMAAIDAVLRLAAPGSAIVAPRHAYLATLTAAREQAAREGSVVREVDIADTAAVVAALAPADGPAASVLWVESPTNPMLEVADIPALAAAAHEAGALCVVDNTFATPLGQRPLAQGADVVVHSVTKYLAGHSDLVMGAAVTDVAGLRSRLHARRTTGGAIPGPFEAWLALRGLRTLALRVERSQASALELARRLDAHPLVAEVRHPGLPSHPQHERAASLMDGFGSILTLRPTGGPDAAEALTRDVRLWVPATSLGGVESSLERRRRLPAEAGTVPEDLLRLSVGIEDVEDLWEDLDRALRATAG; translated from the coding sequence GTGAGTCCAGAAGCCAGGAGCCCGCTCTCCCCTGCCACGACCGCCGTCGCCGCCGGCCGCCCGGCCCGCGTGCAGGGTGCCCCGGTCAACGAGCCGGTGGTGCTCTCCAGCACCTACGTCTCCACGGGCACGCCCGGCGCGGAGATGCTGTACACGCGCTACGACACCGAGACCTGGCACCCGCTGGAGGAGGCCGTCGGGGCGCTGGAGGGCTCCTCGCAGCCGGCGCTGGTGTTCTCCTCCGGCATGGCCGCCATCGACGCCGTGCTGCGGCTCGCGGCCCCGGGCTCGGCGATCGTCGCCCCGCGGCACGCCTACCTCGCCACGCTCACCGCGGCCCGGGAGCAGGCGGCCCGCGAGGGCTCGGTGGTGCGCGAGGTCGACATCGCCGACACCGCCGCCGTGGTCGCGGCGCTCGCCCCGGCGGACGGACCGGCCGCGAGCGTGCTGTGGGTGGAGTCCCCGACGAACCCGATGCTCGAGGTCGCCGACATCCCGGCGCTGGCCGCGGCCGCGCACGAGGCCGGTGCGCTGTGCGTCGTGGACAACACCTTCGCCACCCCGCTCGGGCAGCGTCCGCTCGCCCAGGGCGCCGACGTCGTCGTCCACTCCGTGACGAAGTACCTCGCCGGCCACTCCGACCTCGTCATGGGGGCCGCCGTGACGGACGTCGCCGGGCTGCGGTCCCGGCTCCACGCCCGGCGGACGACCGGGGGCGCGATCCCGGGGCCGTTCGAGGCCTGGCTCGCGCTGCGCGGCCTGCGCACCCTGGCGCTGCGGGTCGAGCGGTCCCAGGCCAGCGCCCTCGAGCTGGCGCGGCGCCTGGACGCCCACCCCCTCGTGGCCGAGGTGCGCCATCCCGGGCTGCCGTCCCACCCGCAGCACGAGCGCGCCGCGTCCCTGATGGACGGGTTCGGCTCGATCCTCACCCTCCGGCCGACCGGCGGCCCCGACGCCGCCGAGGCGCTCACCCGGGATGTCCGGCTCTGGGTGCCGGCCACGAGCCTGGGCGGGGTGGAGTCGAGCCTGGAGCGGCGCCGTCGTCTCCCGGCGGAGGCGGGCACCGTGCCGGAGGACCTCCTGCGCCTGAGCGTGGGCATCGAGGACGTCGAGGACCTCTGGGAGGACCTCGACCGCGCCCTCCGGGCGACCGCCGGCTGA
- a CDS encoding D-alanine--D-alanine ligase family protein: MDIQRAPEPTAPEPAEREGRKVRVAVVFGGRSGEHSVSCATAAGVLRAIDRDAYDVVPVGITRDGRWVLAPDDPALLEGGRAEITADDAQVLVPLGDAPAPLVLAEPGQVPHQLGAVDVVLPLLHGPFGEDGTIQGLLEMAGTRYVGSGVLASAAAMDKHYMKIVLAGHGLPVGPYTVITPRMWRTDKAAALDAVASLGLPVFVKPARAGSSLGISRVDRAEDLEAAVEEAQRHDPKVVVEAGIDGREIECAVLEGHGDDAPRTSVPGEIVLDSPAAGFYDYETKYLDTAPLTMAIPADLRPEVVTRVQELAAQAFEALGCEGLARVDFFYTDRGDVVVNEVNTMPGFTPFSMYPALWEASGLPYPALIDELVSLALERSAGLR; encoded by the coding sequence ATGGACATCCAGCGCGCCCCCGAGCCCACCGCACCCGAACCTGCCGAGCGGGAGGGGCGCAAGGTACGCGTCGCCGTCGTCTTCGGCGGCCGCAGCGGGGAGCACTCCGTCAGCTGCGCGACCGCGGCCGGCGTGCTGCGCGCCATCGACCGCGACGCCTACGACGTCGTGCCGGTGGGGATCACGCGGGACGGCCGGTGGGTCCTGGCCCCCGACGACCCCGCCCTGCTCGAGGGCGGCCGCGCGGAGATCACCGCCGACGACGCCCAGGTCCTCGTCCCCCTCGGCGACGCCCCGGCGCCGCTCGTCCTGGCGGAGCCGGGCCAGGTACCGCACCAGCTCGGCGCCGTCGACGTCGTCCTCCCCCTCCTGCACGGCCCGTTCGGCGAGGACGGCACCATCCAGGGCCTGCTCGAGATGGCCGGCACCCGGTACGTCGGCTCCGGCGTGCTCGCCTCGGCCGCCGCCATGGACAAGCACTACATGAAGATCGTCCTCGCCGGGCACGGCCTGCCGGTCGGTCCCTACACGGTCATCACCCCGCGGATGTGGCGCACCGACAAGGCCGCCGCGCTCGACGCCGTCGCCTCGCTCGGCCTCCCCGTCTTCGTCAAGCCCGCCCGCGCAGGCTCGTCGCTGGGCATCTCCCGGGTGGACCGCGCGGAGGACCTCGAGGCCGCCGTCGAGGAGGCCCAGCGTCACGACCCGAAGGTCGTCGTCGAGGCCGGCATCGACGGCCGCGAGATCGAGTGCGCCGTGCTCGAGGGCCACGGCGACGACGCCCCGCGCACCTCCGTGCCCGGCGAGATCGTCCTCGACTCGCCCGCCGCGGGGTTCTACGACTACGAGACGAAGTACCTCGACACCGCGCCGCTGACGATGGCCATCCCGGCCGACCTTCGCCCCGAGGTCGTCACGCGTGTGCAGGAGCTCGCGGCGCAGGCTTTCGAGGCGCTCGGCTGCGAGGGACTGGCCCGGGTGGACTTCTTCTACACCGACCGCGGTGACGTGGTGGTCAACGAGGTGAACACGATGCCCGGGTTCACGCCGTTCTCGATGTACCCCGCGCTGTGGGAGGCGTCCGGGCTGCCGTACCCGGCGCTCATCGACGAGCTGGTCTCCCTCGCGCTGGAGCGGTCCGCCGGGCTGCGCTGA
- a CDS encoding DUF3515 family protein, giving the protein MSRRPLALLLVPLAVLTGCSSPVDLPPGPFASDPTCGEVLISTPDELGGLERRSTSAQATTAWGDPAVTLRCGVEPHGPTTDRCLSVDSGDGSSVDWIALEGDDPSLPEHTRPGRGSWAFVTYGRDPAIEVVVPAEQGASGQPTAYLVDLAGAVDASPAERSCVGATDVS; this is encoded by the coding sequence GTGTCCCGCCGGCCCCTCGCTCTTCTGCTCGTCCCCCTCGCCGTGCTGACCGGCTGCTCCTCCCCCGTCGACCTGCCGCCCGGCCCGTTCGCGTCGGACCCCACGTGCGGGGAGGTGCTCATCTCGACCCCCGACGAGCTCGGCGGGCTCGAGCGCCGCTCGACCTCGGCCCAGGCGACGACCGCGTGGGGCGACCCGGCGGTGACGCTGCGCTGCGGCGTCGAGCCTCACGGTCCCACGACCGACCGGTGCCTCAGCGTCGACTCCGGCGACGGCAGCTCCGTCGACTGGATCGCGCTGGAGGGCGACGACCCGTCCCTGCCGGAGCACACCCGTCCGGGGCGCGGCTCGTGGGCCTTCGTCACCTACGGGCGCGATCCGGCGATCGAGGTCGTCGTCCCGGCGGAGCAGGGTGCCTCCGGCCAGCCGACGGCGTACCTCGTCGACCTCGCCGGTGCCGTCGACGCGAGCCCGGCCGAGCGGTCCTGCGTCGGCGCCACCGACGTCAGCTGA
- a CDS encoding thiamine-phosphate kinase: MDSTTVADLSEDELIASFVPLLPRGRHTLVPTGDDAAVIAAPDGRFCVSTDVLVQDLHFRLEWGDGADVGWRAAAQNLSDVAAMGAEPTSMVVSLVLPPTTSVAWVHDLSRGFAELCGPLGVGVDGGDLSAGTQLVIAVTVHGDLGGRDPVLRSGARPGDVVAHAGVLGHAAAGMALLASGRRGGADDGLIAAFLRPRPALAAGPAAADAGATAMMDVSDGLLRDASRMARRSGVVLDLEPLERSVPGDLERLRDAAARMETDAAGWALTGGEDHGMLATFPVGTALPEPFRPLGTVRAADGDHPAGSVLVGGTPPDVTSMGWDHFRR, translated from the coding sequence ATGGACAGCACGACGGTCGCCGACCTCAGCGAGGACGAGCTCATCGCCTCGTTCGTCCCCCTGCTGCCGCGCGGTCGCCACACGCTCGTGCCCACCGGCGACGACGCGGCCGTGATCGCCGCACCGGACGGGCGCTTCTGCGTCTCGACCGACGTCCTGGTCCAGGACCTGCACTTCCGCCTGGAGTGGGGCGACGGCGCGGACGTCGGCTGGCGGGCCGCCGCACAGAACCTCTCCGACGTCGCCGCGATGGGGGCCGAGCCGACCTCCATGGTCGTCTCCCTGGTGCTGCCGCCCACCACCTCCGTCGCCTGGGTCCACGACCTCAGCCGTGGCTTCGCGGAGCTGTGCGGGCCGCTCGGCGTCGGGGTCGACGGCGGTGACCTCTCCGCCGGGACCCAGCTCGTCATCGCCGTCACGGTCCACGGCGACCTCGGCGGCCGGGACCCGGTGCTGCGCTCCGGTGCCCGGCCCGGTGACGTCGTCGCCCACGCGGGCGTGCTCGGGCACGCGGCGGCGGGCATGGCGCTGCTGGCGTCCGGGCGCCGCGGCGGGGCGGACGACGGGCTCATCGCCGCCTTCCTGCGGCCGCGCCCCGCCCTCGCCGCCGGGCCGGCCGCGGCCGACGCCGGAGCGACGGCCATGATGGACGTCTCCGACGGGCTCCTGCGCGACGCCTCACGGATGGCCCGCAGGTCCGGCGTCGTCCTCGACCTCGAGCCGCTGGAGCGATCGGTGCCCGGCGACCTCGAACGCCTCCGCGACGCGGCCGCCCGGATGGAGACCGACGCCGCCGGCTGGGCGCTGACCGGCGGCGAGGACCACGGGATGCTCGCCACGTTCCCCGTCGGGACCGCCCTGCCCGAGCCGTTCCGGCCGCTCGGCACGGTGCGTGCCGCCGACGGCGACCACCCGGCCGGGTCCGTCCTCGTCGGTGGGACCCCGCCGGACGTGACCTCCATGGGCTGGGACCACTTCCGGCGCTGA
- the rpmB gene encoding 50S ribosomal protein L28: protein MAATCDVCGKRPSFGKSVSHSHVRTSRRWNPNIQRVRALVNGAPKRVNVCTSCLKADKVTRAV, encoded by the coding sequence GTGGCTGCCACCTGCGACGTCTGCGGCAAGCGCCCGAGCTTCGGCAAGAGCGTCTCGCACTCTCACGTGCGGACCAGCCGCCGTTGGAACCCGAACATCCAGCGGGTGCGTGCGCTCGTCAACGGCGCTCCGAAGCGCGTGAACGTGTGCACCTCGTGCCTCAAGGCCGACAAGGTCACCCGCGCCGTCTGA
- a CDS encoding DAK2 domain-containing protein: MITTLAHLDAPAVRRWFEHALRSLLLVRDEIDRLNVFPVPDSDTGTNLVLTLAGAAEAVRPLGPDTDLTTLTRAAAEGALLGARGNSGVIVGQCLGALAGALSGRTSAGPVEVARALDAAAEQAREAVGRPVEGTILTVARAAADAATGAAAAEAGLEQVVLAAAQAAREALVGTRGAFGGAGVDAGGVGYVVLLTALLDVVTATGDAGTARAERVTAFLARVATTPTGTAGVAPPAPAGQTEHGAGAFEVMYVLHAGARRARAVRESLELAGHSVAVVGGEELWQVHVHTDDPAAALAGPEEMTQVCVRLVQREPAHVGVVACTRAPGLLEHLARAGAAAVLAPDAATVVRAATDTRASDVLVLPCDRSSAAAARAAAGHDGRAAPHRVRPVRLEVAAPADDLGVLAAATELAARELAGAGVADLDEARLRAERAVAGLRSRALPQAGDGAVGEALTALLGPGDELLTAVVGTGAGKDVEAEVRAAAAALAPSLEVVVVHGGQPSPALLLGVE, from the coding sequence GTGATCACCACCCTCGCCCACCTCGACGCGCCTGCCGTGCGCCGCTGGTTCGAGCACGCGCTGCGCTCGCTGCTGCTCGTGCGCGACGAGATCGACCGACTCAACGTCTTCCCGGTGCCGGACTCCGACACCGGGACCAACCTCGTCCTCACCCTCGCGGGCGCGGCCGAGGCCGTGCGGCCGCTGGGACCCGACACCGACCTCACCACCCTCACCCGGGCCGCCGCCGAGGGGGCGCTCCTCGGGGCGCGGGGCAACTCGGGCGTCATCGTCGGCCAGTGCCTCGGCGCGCTGGCCGGGGCGCTCAGCGGCCGCACCTCGGCCGGTCCGGTCGAGGTGGCGCGGGCGCTCGACGCCGCTGCCGAGCAGGCCCGCGAGGCGGTCGGCCGGCCGGTCGAGGGCACGATCCTCACCGTGGCCCGCGCCGCGGCCGACGCGGCGACCGGCGCTGCCGCCGCCGAGGCGGGCCTCGAGCAGGTGGTGCTGGCCGCCGCGCAGGCCGCGCGCGAGGCCCTGGTGGGCACCCGCGGCGCCTTCGGCGGGGCGGGGGTCGACGCCGGAGGAGTGGGCTACGTCGTCCTCCTCACCGCGCTGCTCGACGTCGTCACCGCCACGGGCGACGCCGGGACGGCCCGTGCCGAGAGGGTCACCGCGTTCCTCGCCCGGGTCGCCACGACGCCCACCGGGACCGCCGGCGTCGCCCCGCCCGCACCGGCCGGGCAGACGGAGCACGGGGCCGGCGCCTTCGAGGTCATGTACGTGCTGCACGCCGGAGCGCGCCGGGCCCGCGCGGTGCGCGAGTCCCTGGAGCTCGCGGGGCACTCGGTCGCCGTCGTCGGCGGCGAGGAGCTCTGGCAGGTCCACGTGCACACCGACGACCCGGCGGCCGCCCTCGCCGGCCCCGAGGAGATGACGCAGGTCTGCGTGCGGCTGGTGCAGCGGGAGCCGGCGCACGTCGGCGTCGTCGCCTGCACCCGCGCGCCCGGACTGCTGGAGCACCTGGCCCGCGCGGGTGCCGCGGCCGTGCTCGCACCCGACGCCGCCACGGTCGTGCGGGCGGCCACCGACACCCGGGCGAGCGACGTCCTCGTGCTGCCGTGCGACCGGTCCTCCGCAGCGGCGGCCCGTGCCGCGGCCGGGCACGACGGGCGTGCGGCGCCTCACCGGGTCCGCCCCGTGCGTCTCGAGGTCGCAGCCCCGGCGGACGACCTCGGCGTCCTGGCCGCCGCCACCGAGCTGGCTGCCCGGGAGCTCGCGGGCGCCGGCGTCGCCGATCTCGACGAGGCCCGGCTGCGCGCGGAGCGGGCTGTCGCCGGGCTGCGGTCCCGGGCGCTGCCTCAGGCGGGGGACGGGGCCGTCGGCGAGGCACTGACGGCACTCCTGGGGCCCGGGGACGAGCTGCTGACCGCCGTCGTCGGCACCGGCGCCGGGAAGGACGTCGAGGCCGAGGTGCGCGCGGCGGCGGCCGCTCTCGCGCCGTCGCTCGAGGTCGTCGTCGTCCACGGGGGGCAGCCGTCCCCCGCGCTGCTGCTGGGGGTGGAGTGA